A single Pseudomonas sp. DC1.2 DNA region contains:
- a CDS encoding RidA family protein yields MSITRYGTGSTAGGGQPRPFARAVEADGWLHVSGQVPALEGEIIVGGIVEQTHQTMKNLIAILEEAGYGLEDVVRTGVWLEDPRDFWSFNKVFSEYFSPEHAPARACVQANMMVDCKVEIDCIAYKKKA; encoded by the coding sequence ATGAGCATTACTCGTTACGGCACTGGCAGCACCGCCGGTGGCGGTCAGCCTCGTCCTTTTGCGCGTGCCGTTGAAGCCGATGGTTGGCTGCACGTGTCCGGTCAGGTGCCGGCGCTGGAGGGCGAAATCATCGTGGGCGGCATTGTCGAGCAGACGCATCAGACCATGAAGAACCTGATCGCCATCCTCGAAGAGGCCGGTTATGGCCTGGAAGATGTGGTTCGCACCGGTGTGTGGCTGGAAGATCCACGGGATTTCTGGAGTTTCAACAAGGTCTTCTCCGAGTATTTCAGCCCAGAGCACGCTCCGGCCCGGGCCTGTGTGCAGGCGAACATGATGGTCGATTGCAAGGTCGAGATTGATTGCATCGCTTACAAGAAAAAAGCCTGA
- a CDS encoding amino acid ABC transporter permease — protein sequence MVQSPSWLHELWIAREILWSGFLTSVQCSALAILFGTLIGIFAGLVLTYGTFWMRAPFRLYVDLIRGTPVFVLVLACFYMAPALGWQISAFQAGALGLTLFCGSHVAEIVRGALQALPRGQMEASKAIGLTFYQSLGYVLLPQALRQILPTWVNSSTEIVKASTLLSVIGVAELLLSTQQIIARTFMTLEFYLFAGLLFFVINYAIELLGRHIEKRVALP from the coding sequence ATGGTCCAATCCCCCAGTTGGTTGCATGAGTTGTGGATTGCCCGGGAAATCCTGTGGTCGGGCTTTCTGACCAGCGTGCAGTGCTCGGCGCTGGCGATTTTGTTCGGTACGCTGATCGGCATCTTTGCCGGACTGGTGCTGACCTACGGCACGTTCTGGATGCGCGCACCCTTTCGTCTGTACGTCGATCTGATTCGCGGCACCCCGGTGTTCGTTTTGGTGCTGGCCTGCTTTTACATGGCGCCGGCGCTGGGCTGGCAAATTAGCGCGTTCCAGGCCGGGGCCCTGGGCCTGACGCTGTTCTGCGGCTCGCACGTCGCCGAAATTGTCCGTGGTGCGCTGCAAGCGTTACCTCGCGGGCAGATGGAGGCGAGCAAGGCCATCGGCCTGACGTTCTATCAATCGCTGGGTTATGTGCTGTTGCCGCAGGCGCTACGGCAGATTTTGCCGACCTGGGTCAACTCATCCACCGAGATCGTCAAGGCGTCGACGCTGCTATCGGTAATCGGTGTCGCCGAGTTGTTGCTCAGCACCCAACAAATCATCGCCCGGACCTTCATGACCCTGGAGTTTTATCTGTTCGCCGGTTTGCTTTTTTTCGTCATCAACTACGCCATCGAATTACTCGGCCGGCACATTGAAAAGCGGGTGGCTTTGCCATGA
- a CDS encoding TerC family protein gives MEWIADPTAWLGLLTLIVLELVLGIDNLVFIAILADKLPPEQRDRARLIGLSLALLMRLGLLASISWLVTLTQPLFEVFDKAFSGRDLIMLLGGVFLLFKATMELHERLEGHVGQRASNAAYAMFWPIVAQIVVLDAVFSLDAVITAVGMVDELAVMMIAVIISIGLMIVASKPLTRFVNEHPTVIMLCLGFLMMIGFALTAEGLGFHIPKGYLYAAIGFSILIEVFNQVARARRKRSMQGLRPMRERTAHAVMRLLGGGTLAVEEVGEEIADLLDNGDVPSASLFGRRERVMISGVLQLAERPIRTLMTVRADVDHIDLSDDAVTIRKRLMHSSYSRLPLIRDGAVDEPLGFVHKKELLKEYLAGHEPDLENLARKTLNLLDSYSILNALEQMRQASTHIAFVVNEFGDFVGVLTMTDILESIAGELPDASEIEGPDVVEEQGGFRVSGALNLTRVRQLTGFSAQPTEDYQTLAGWVMSVLDRLPMIGDRHQWDGWMVTVMAVEERRVTQVLLVRSSG, from the coding sequence ATGGAATGGATAGCTGATCCCACCGCTTGGTTGGGCCTGTTGACGTTGATCGTGCTAGAGCTGGTGCTGGGCATCGATAACTTGGTGTTTATCGCGATCCTGGCGGACAAGTTACCGCCGGAGCAGCGCGACCGCGCACGCCTTATTGGTTTGTCCCTGGCGCTGTTGATGCGTCTTGGCTTGCTGGCGAGTATTTCCTGGCTGGTGACTCTGACTCAGCCGCTGTTCGAGGTGTTCGACAAGGCCTTTTCGGGCCGTGACCTGATCATGTTGTTGGGTGGTGTGTTTCTGTTGTTCAAAGCCACGATGGAGTTGCACGAACGGCTCGAAGGGCATGTCGGTCAGCGGGCGAGCAATGCCGCTTATGCGATGTTCTGGCCGATCGTGGCGCAGATTGTGGTGCTCGACGCGGTATTTTCGCTCGACGCGGTGATTACCGCCGTGGGCATGGTCGATGAACTCGCGGTGATGATGATCGCGGTGATCATTTCTATTGGCCTGATGATCGTTGCCAGCAAGCCGTTGACCCGATTCGTCAACGAACATCCGACAGTGATCATGCTCTGCCTGGGCTTCCTGATGATGATCGGTTTCGCCCTGACCGCCGAAGGCCTGGGGTTCCACATTCCCAAGGGTTATCTGTATGCGGCCATTGGTTTTTCGATCTTGATTGAGGTGTTCAACCAGGTCGCCCGGGCCCGGCGCAAGCGCTCTATGCAAGGTCTGCGGCCGATGCGTGAGCGCACGGCCCATGCTGTGATGCGTTTATTGGGGGGGGGCACGTTGGCGGTGGAAGAGGTCGGCGAGGAGATTGCCGACTTGCTGGATAACGGTGACGTGCCGAGTGCTTCGCTGTTCGGCCGACGCGAGCGAGTGATGATCAGTGGTGTGCTGCAACTGGCCGAGCGGCCGATACGCACGCTGATGACCGTGCGGGCCGATGTTGATCACATCGATTTGTCTGACGATGCGGTAACTATTCGTAAGCGGCTGATGCACTCGTCCTATTCACGCCTGCCGCTGATTCGCGACGGCGCGGTAGATGAGCCGCTGGGCTTCGTGCATAAGAAAGAATTGCTGAAGGAATACCTGGCCGGCCACGAGCCCGACCTCGAAAACCTCGCACGCAAGACCCTCAATCTGCTGGACAGCTACTCGATCCTCAATGCGCTTGAGCAGATGCGTCAAGCCTCGACCCACATTGCCTTTGTGGTCAATGAATTCGGTGACTTCGTCGGTGTGCTGACCATGACCGACATTCTTGAATCGATCGCTGGCGAACTGCCGGATGCCAGCGAAATTGAAGGCCCGGATGTGGTCGAGGAGCAGGGCGGGTTCAGGGTCAGCGGTGCGTTGAATTTGACGCGGGTTCGACAGCTGACCGGTTTCAGCGCGCAACCCACCGAGGATTACCAGACCTTGGCCGGTTGGGTGATGAGCGTGCTGGATCGCTTGCCGATGATCGGTGACCGTCATCAATGGGACGGTTGGATGGTGACGGTGATGGCGGTAGAGGAACGTCGGGTGACGCAGGTATTGCTGGTGCGCAGCAGTGGGTAA
- a CDS encoding amino acid ABC transporter ATP-binding protein has product MLKGVDLTLQRGNVVTLIGSSGSGKTTLLRCVNMLEEFEGGKILLDGESIGYDEVNGKRVRHAEKVIARHRAMTGMAFQQFNLFPHLTALQNVTLGLLKVKKLHKDQAVALAEKWLDRVGLLERRDHFPGQLSGGQQQRVAIARAIAMNPSLMLFDEVTSALDPELVGEVLNVIKGLADEGMTMLLVTHEMRFAFEVSDKIVFMNQGRIEEQGPPKELFERPQSPRLAEFLKNTRF; this is encoded by the coding sequence GTGCTCAAAGGCGTGGACCTGACCTTGCAGCGCGGCAATGTGGTCACGCTGATTGGCTCCAGTGGTTCGGGCAAGACCACGTTGCTGCGTTGCGTGAACATGCTCGAAGAGTTTGAAGGCGGGAAAATCCTGCTCGACGGCGAGTCAATCGGCTATGACGAAGTCAACGGCAAGCGTGTGCGTCACGCCGAAAAAGTCATCGCTCGTCATCGGGCCATGACCGGTATGGCGTTCCAACAATTCAATTTGTTCCCCCACCTCACGGCGTTGCAGAACGTCACCCTCGGCCTGCTCAAGGTCAAAAAACTGCACAAGGATCAAGCGGTCGCGCTGGCCGAGAAGTGGCTGGATCGGGTGGGCCTGCTTGAGCGCCGGGATCACTTTCCCGGTCAGTTGTCTGGCGGTCAGCAGCAACGGGTGGCGATTGCTCGGGCAATCGCAATGAACCCGAGCCTGATGCTGTTCGATGAGGTCACCTCGGCCCTCGACCCGGAACTGGTGGGCGAGGTGTTGAACGTGATCAAGGGCCTGGCCGATGAAGGCATGACCATGTTGCTGGTGACCCACGAGATGCGTTTTGCCTTTGAGGTCTCGGACAAGATCGTCTTCATGAACCAGGGCCGTATCGAAGAGCAGGGGCCCCCAAAAGAACTGTTTGAGCGCCCGCAATCGCCGCGACTGGCGGAATTTCTGAAGAACACTCGGTTTTAA
- a CDS encoding MerR family transcriptional regulator, whose protein sequence is MKIGELAQLSGLNASRIRFYEAQGLIPKVERRANGYRHYPDHVVQTLNIILCAQQAGFSLEELKQLLPDSATGEFKHQNLVAGLARKVEQIEAIQLHLVQSKAQLLGLIADIQARPEGMDCEANAERVLASFTPAR, encoded by the coding sequence GTGAAAATTGGTGAATTGGCGCAATTAAGTGGGTTAAACGCATCGCGCATTCGTTTTTACGAGGCTCAAGGCCTCATCCCGAAAGTCGAACGCCGCGCTAATGGCTACCGGCATTATCCGGACCACGTCGTGCAAACCCTGAACATCATCCTGTGTGCTCAGCAGGCCGGGTTCAGCCTGGAAGAGTTGAAGCAACTGTTGCCCGACAGCGCCACCGGTGAGTTTAAGCACCAAAACCTGGTGGCGGGCCTCGCACGCAAGGTCGAGCAGATCGAAGCAATCCAGTTGCACTTGGTTCAGAGCAAGGCGCAGCTCTTGGGGCTGATCGCCGATATTCAGGCACGGCCCGAGGGGATGGACTGCGAGGCGAATGCCGAGCGAGTGCTGGCCTCATTCACGCCTGCGCGGTGA
- a CDS encoding thioredoxin domain-containing protein, translating into MLAPTYRKVLNTWRPVILYFGDEHCPACETAEPIFRQVAEPFRHRATVFVLKTSESPRHPQVTGTPTVLFYKDGKLLKKLKGIGTEQSLTEDFVTHIGKVKPNYKAKKPSHDLTWLHRTLRSLCTVSRAHSLIRA; encoded by the coding sequence ATGTTGGCCCCGACCTACCGCAAGGTTCTCAACACCTGGCGTCCGGTCATCCTGTACTTCGGTGATGAGCATTGCCCCGCGTGCGAAACGGCAGAGCCGATTTTCCGCCAGGTCGCCGAGCCGTTTCGACATCGCGCGACTGTCTTCGTATTGAAAACCAGCGAATCGCCCCGGCATCCGCAGGTCACCGGCACCCCGACCGTACTGTTTTACAAAGATGGAAAACTGCTAAAAAAGCTCAAAGGGATTGGCACTGAGCAGAGCCTGACAGAGGACTTCGTCACACACATCGGCAAGGTGAAACCCAATTACAAGGCTAAAAAACCGAGCCATGACCTCACGTGGTTGCACCGAACACTGCGTAGCCTATGCACTGTGTCTCGGGCGCATTCCCTGATCAGGGCTTGA
- a CDS encoding amino acid ABC transporter permease translates to MNYQLNFAAVWRDFDTLLAGLGLGLELALLSIAIGCVIGLLMAFALLSKHRTLRVLASVYVTVIRNTPILVLILLIYFALPSLGIRLDKIPSFIVTLSLYAGAYLTEVFRGGLLSIPKGQREAGLAIGLGEWQVKAYVTVPVMLRNVLPALSNNFISLFKDTSLAAAIAVPELTYYARKINVESYRVIETWMVTTALYVAACYLIAMILRYLEQRLAIRR, encoded by the coding sequence ATGAACTATCAGTTGAACTTTGCGGCCGTTTGGCGCGATTTCGACACCTTGCTGGCAGGGCTCGGCCTGGGCCTTGAGCTGGCGTTGTTGTCGATCGCCATTGGCTGCGTGATCGGCCTGCTGATGGCGTTTGCTTTGCTGTCAAAGCACCGCACGTTGCGGGTGCTGGCGTCGGTGTACGTGACGGTGATCCGTAACACGCCGATTCTGGTGTTGATTCTGTTGATCTACTTTGCGTTACCGAGTTTGGGGATCCGCCTGGACAAGATTCCGTCGTTCATCGTCACGCTGTCGCTGTATGCCGGGGCGTACCTGACCGAGGTCTTTCGCGGCGGCCTGCTGAGTATCCCCAAAGGACAGCGCGAAGCCGGGTTGGCGATTGGGTTGGGCGAGTGGCAGGTCAAGGCTTATGTCACCGTGCCGGTGATGCTGCGCAACGTACTGCCGGCCTTGTCGAACAACTTCATTTCGCTGTTCAAGGACACCTCGTTGGCGGCGGCGATTGCCGTGCCGGAGCTGACCTATTACGCGCGCAAGATCAATGTCGAGAGCTACCGGGTGATTGAAACCTGGATGGTGACCACTGCGCTCTATGTCGCCGCTTGTTACCTCATTGCCATGATCCTGCGCTACCTCGAGCAGCGTCTGGCAATTCGCCGATAG
- a CDS encoding transporter substrate-binding domain-containing protein has protein sequence MHRRPSLFKACVFILAASAAAVGVAQAADSKLDSVLARGKLMVGTGSTNAPWHFQGADGKLQGFDIDIGRMIAKGLFNDPSKVEFVVQSSDARIPNLLTDKVDISCQFITVTASRAQQVAFTLPYYREGVGLLLPTNSKYKEIEDLKAAGDSVTVAVLQNVYAEELVHQALPKAKVDQYDSVDLMYQAVNSGRADAAATDQSSVKYLMVQNPGHYRSPAYAWSPQTYACAVKRGDQDWLNFVNTVLHEAMTGVEFPTYAASFKQWFGVDLPSPAIGFPVEFK, from the coding sequence ATGCATCGCCGACCTTCCTTGTTCAAAGCGTGTGTTTTTATCCTCGCGGCTTCGGCCGCTGCCGTGGGTGTTGCCCAGGCGGCGGACAGCAAGCTCGACAGTGTGCTGGCCCGTGGGAAGTTGATGGTGGGGACGGGCAGCACCAATGCGCCGTGGCACTTCCAGGGGGCAGACGGCAAGTTGCAGGGTTTTGATATCGACATCGGGCGCATGATCGCCAAGGGTTTGTTCAATGACCCGAGCAAGGTCGAGTTCGTGGTGCAGTCCTCCGATGCGCGAATTCCGAACCTGCTGACGGACAAAGTCGACATCAGTTGTCAGTTCATCACGGTCACCGCCAGCCGTGCTCAGCAGGTGGCTTTTACACTGCCGTATTACCGCGAAGGCGTTGGCCTGTTGCTGCCGACCAACAGCAAGTACAAAGAAATCGAAGACCTCAAAGCCGCCGGCGACAGCGTGACGGTGGCGGTTTTGCAAAACGTGTACGCCGAAGAGCTGGTCCACCAGGCGCTGCCCAAGGCTAAGGTCGATCAGTACGACAGCGTGGACCTGATGTACCAGGCCGTGAACTCTGGCCGTGCCGATGCGGCGGCGACCGATCAGTCGTCGGTGAAATACCTGATGGTGCAGAACCCTGGCCACTACCGCAGTCCGGCCTATGCCTGGAGCCCGCAAACATACGCCTGTGCCGTCAAACGCGGCGATCAGGACTGGCTGAATTTCGTCAATACCGTGTTGCATGAAGCAATGACCGGCGTGGAGTTCCCAACCTACGCGGCGTCATTCAAACAGTGGTTCGGTGTAGACCTGCCTTCGCCTGCGATTGGTTTTCCTGTCGAATTCAAATGA